From Juglans regia cultivar Chandler chromosome 8, Walnut 2.0, whole genome shotgun sequence, the proteins below share one genomic window:
- the LOC109015965 gene encoding cancer-related nucleoside-triphosphatase homolog, translating into MTMAGPGKSFLITGPPGVGKTTLIMKVFEALKTSHPSLQIQGFYSSEVRRGSERVGFEVVTLDGRRGRLASTTISTLESLRWPNVGKYKVDIASFESLVLPELQVREDTDLFIIDEVGKMEMYSSSFFPRVLKVLESNIPVLASVPIPKSGRDIPGVARLKNHPGATVFTLSTSNRDAIKDQIYSILVDLLTKH; encoded by the exons ATGACAATGGCAGGTCCGGGCAAATCCTTTCTTATCACCGGCCCTCCT GGTGTGGGTAAAACCACACTGATTATGAAAGTTTTTGAAGCCCTCAAAACTTCTCACCCTAGCTTACAAATTCAGGGCTTTTACTCTA GTGAAGTTAGACGAGGGAGCGAGAGGGTTGGTTTTGAGGTGGTCACTTTGGACGGCCGCAGAGGCCGATTAGCCTCCACTACTATTTCAAC CCTCGAGTCTCTTAGATGGCCTAATGTCGGGAAATACAAAGTAGATATAGCATCATTTGAGTCACTAGTGCTCCCTGAATTGCAG GTCAGAGAGGATACTGATCTTTTCATCATTGACGAAGTTGGTAAGATGGAGATGTATAGCTCATCTTTCTTCCCTAGGGTTCTAAAAGTTTTGGAATCAAATATTCCAGTTTTGGCTTCTGTTCCTATTCCGAAATCGGGCCGTGATATACCTGGAG TTGCAAGGTTGAAGAATCATCCTGGGGCAACTGTTTTTACATTAAGCACAAGTAACAGGGATGCTATCAAAGATCAGATATATTCCATATTGGTAGACTTGCTGACTAAACACTAG
- the LOC109015967 gene encoding uncharacterized protein LOC109015967, which translates to MGGFLHFFDFNQGNMARKVRKQKRHVGGLEAPQNSLEPWLKTPQSYCAIGDVTYSNQIEEWSEKNRYPIEASMKKLINEEVSKQSNTRQKAPSIVARLMGVDTFPLDTNSAVQPIAKKNENMGLKFSKNERSRKSSAGLISRDSNSPTLMEFNLSHHIKDRSADRWSSKQNLGNPRRRQHPQEEELQKFKKEFETWQAARFKECSRVIGLNCTRGQLLAQEDLNKEKALYATSGRTANERPREPENHTLKARSCERGNFEQHGDSLELFASKQKESLALRSRTVSREFEQSSLTSSSQKQETSSAPTKIVILKPGLARISNHEESRTSSLDTLEERGSIEDFLEEVKERLKCELQGHTPKRGSVGRGSGIETPFSEKPSDQKLIARHVAKQVRDGVTKDHGRNLLRSESTRSYRSEIQLNGPGSLDFISRDTRKFLSERFRNVLKQETQFDIPIAASSSSALDNEKEKLKKVRDTLKAGNEMSCGEIVNDEQEIQTRSFRHGSDDGVLLRELSPRNLIRSLSAPVSGTSFGKLLLEDRHILTGAHIRRKHEAIENAMVDIRKQRKERFNFKERVSNFRYRFTFRRRLFGKRMQSMVEPHCSEHTLMGDIMSGPTVLMNHGDRHENSTEVPPSPASVCSSSLEDFWRPTEHISSMSTPDITPAEDGVVPQVFIGINSNLNDLRKQLKSHGPEDATIEQESNESEMVDLEDPAEAYVRDLLVSSGLYDGSCDRSLFRWDTFAQPISNSVFEEVEESYRDLAKEDGSTMKDHNEKVDHKMLFDLLNEALSTSLGPISTMSKFKRKIIHFSILPTLHGRRLLDHVWEIIHVHLQPLIDKSYCSLDVLVARDLGSTPCFVFTDEDVSDLGREVECLIIGDLVEEIVKDMQLRG; encoded by the exons ATGGGAGGTTTCTTGCACTTTTTCGACTTCAATCAGGGGAACATGGCCAGGAAAGTTCGTAAGCAGAAGAGACATGTTGGAG GCCTTGAAGCTCCTCAGAATAGCCTGGAGCCGTGGTTGAAAACTCCTCAAAGCTATTGTGCTATAGGAGATGTAACG TACTCCAATCAAATTGAAGAATGGTCTGAAAAGAATCGTTATCCAATTGAGGCTTCAATGAAGAAATTGATAAATGAGGAAGTATCCAAACAATCAAACACCAGACAAAAGGCCCCAAGCATTGTGGCACGGTTGATGGGAGTGGACACATTCCCATTAGATACAAATTCTGCAGTTCAACCAATCGCCAAAAAGAATGAAAACATGGGATTAAAGTTTTCTAAGAACGAAAGGAGTAGAAAGAGCTCAGCTGGTCTCATCTCTCGTGACTCAAATTCTCCCACGCTGATGGAATTTAACCTATCTCACCATATTAAAGACAGAAGTGCTGATAGATGGAGCAGCAAGCAAAATTTAGGAAACCCTAGGCGTCGACAACATCCTCAGGAGGAGGAACTACAGAAGTTCAAGAAAGAATTTGAAACATGGCAAGCAGCCAGGTTTAAGGAATGTTCGAGGGTTATTGGACTTAATTGCACCCGTGGACAGTTGCTTGCTCAAGAGGACCTGAACAAAGAAAAGGCACTTTATGCAACTTCTGGGAGAACAGCAAATGAGAGGCCCAGAGAACCTGAGAATCATACATTAAAGGCAAGGTCATGTGAAAGAGGCAATTTTGAGCAACATGGAGACAGTTTGGAATTATTCGCATCTAAGCAAAAGGAATCACTTGCTTTGAGAAGCAGGACCGTAAGTAGAGAATTTGAGCAGTCCTCCCTCACGAGTTCCAGTCAGAAACAGGAGACATCTTCTGCTCCCACGAAGATAGTAATCTTGAAGCCTGGTCTGGCTAGGATTTCTAACCATGAAGAGTCTAGGACCAGTTCCTTGGACACTTTAGAGGAGAGAGGTAGCATAGAAGATTTTCTTGAGGAGGTCAAGGAGCGGTTGAAGTGTGAACTGCAAGGGCACACTCCTAAGAGGGGTTCTGTGGGCCGAGGCAGTGGAATTGAGACCCCTTTCAGCGAAAAACCATCAGATCAGAAACTGATCGCTCGGCATGTAGCGAAACAAGTCCGGGATGGTGTGACTAAGGATCATGGAAGAAATTTGCTCCGATCAGAATCAACAAGGTCATATAGAAGTGAAATTCAGCTCAATGGACCAGGTTCCTTGGATTTCATCAGTAGAGATACTCGGAAATTCTTGTCAGAGAGATTTAGGAATGTTCTCAAGCAAGAAACACAGTTTGACATTCCCATTGCTGCCTCTTCATCATCTGCCCTGgataatgaaaaggaaaaactaaaaaaagttAGAGATACATTGAAAGCTGGAAATGAAATGAGCTGCGGGGAAATTGTGaatgatgaacaagaaattCAAACCAGATCTTTTAGGCATGGGTCAGATGATGGAGTGCTCCTCAGAGAGTTGTCCCCCAGAAATCTCATCAGGTCCTTGTCAGCCCCAGTATCGGGAACATCATTTGGGAAGCTTCTTCTGGAAGATCGTCACATTTTGACTGGTGCCCACATCCGGAGAAAGCATGAAGCCATCGAAAATGCGATGGTGGACATtagaaaacagagaaaagaaAGGTTTAATTTTAAAGAGAGAGTTTCCAATTTCAGATACAGGTTCACTTTTAGAAGAAGGCTGTTTGGAAAAAGGATGCAATCAATGGTGGAACCACATTGTAGTGAACACACTCTTATGGGAGATATCATGAGTGGACCAACAGTTCTTATGAACCATGGTGACAGGCAT GAAAACTCCACTGAGGTGCCTCCTAGCCCTGCATCTGTGTGCAGCAGTTCTCTAGAAGATTTCTGGAGGCCAACTGAACATATCAGCTCAATGTCAACACCGGATATAACTCCAGCAGAAGATGGTGTTGTGCCGCAAGTTTTTATAGGGATCAACTCCAACCTTAATG atCTGCGGAAGCAACTTAAGTCTCATGGGCCTGAGGACGCAACAATCGAACAGGAGTCCAATGAGTCTGAAATGGTTGATCTGGAGGACCCAGCAGAAGCTTATGTTAGGGATCTGCTCGTTTCTTCCGGCTTGTATGATGGATCATGTGATAGATCTTTATTTAGGTGGGACACATTTGCACAGCCTATCAGCAATTCTGTCtttgaagaagtggaagaaTCTTATAGAGATTTGGCCAAGGAGGATGGAAGTACAATGAAGGATCACAATGAGAAGGTAGATCACAAGATGCTATTTGATTTGTTAAATGAAGCACTTTCAACTAGTCTTGGACCAATTTCGACCATGtccaaattcaaaagaaaaattattcatttctcTATACTTCCAACTTTACATGGAAGGAGGTTATTGGATCATGTTTGGGAGATCATCCATGTGCATTTACAACCTCTGATCGACAAATCCTATTGCTCACTTGATGTTTTGGTGGCTCGGGATCTGGGATCAACCCCTTGTTTTGTATTTACAGATGAAGATGTCAGTGATTTGGGAAGAGAGGTGGAGTGTCTAATAATTGGAGATTTGGTTGAGGAAATTGTGAAGGACATGCAATTACGAGGATGA
- the LOC109019785 gene encoding WUSCHEL-related homeobox 13, with protein sequence MTEFSLMDWEKQGNNDHHHHHHHQQDQREEQVQNGSVGNIEVNENGNNGGMLYVKVMTDDQLEILRKQIAVYATICEQLVEMHKNLTAQQDLAGVRLGNLYCDPLMTSAVHKITSRQRWTPTPVQLQILERIFEQGTGTPSKHKIKEITSELGQHGQISETNVYNWFQNRRARSKRKQQNAAPNTADSEVETEVDSPKDKKTKPEDFHSQQNSGPRAEDLCFQNPEISSDLHFLDPQSSKEETMFPSDGSIKIARGLDQISFYDGLQSNPRNDRLTGKMEVPGNYSLYQHTEDYGI encoded by the exons ATGACTGAGTTTAGCTTGATGGACTGGGAGAAACAAGGAAATAAtgaccatcatcatcatcatcatcatcagcaaGATCAGAGGGAGGAGCAAGTGCAGAATGGGAGTGTTGGTAATATTGAAGTCAATGAGAATGGGAATAATGGAGGGATGTTGTATGTGAAAGTCATGACCGATGACCAGTTGGAAATTCTCCGCAAGCAGATTGCTGTTTACGCCACCATTTGCGAGCAACTCGTCGAGATGCACAAAAACCTTACCGCCCAACAAGATCTtgcag GAGTAAGGCTGGGCAATTTATACTGTGATCCTTTAATGACATCTGCTGTGCACAAAATTACTTCCAGACAGAGGTGGACTCCAACACCTGTGCAGCTTCAAATTCTGGAGCGCATATTTGAACAAGGGACTGGAACTCCAAGCAAGCATAAGATCAAAGAGATAACCTCTGAACTTGGTCAGCATGGCCAAATTTCAGAAACAAATGTCTATAATTGGTTCCAGAACAGGCGTGCTCGTTCAAAACGTAAACAGCAAAATGCAGCACCAAACACTGCTGACTCAGAAGTAGAGACAGAAGTTGATTCACCCAAGGATAAGAAGACAAAACCTGAGGACTTTCACTCCCAACAAAACTCAGGCCCCAGGGCTGAAGATTTGTGCTTCCAGAACCCTGAGATAAGTTCTGATCTGCATTTCTTAGATCCACAGAGCAGTAAAGAAGAGACCATGTTCCCGTCAGATGGCAGTATAAAAATTGCTAGAGGTTTAGACCAAATCTCTTTTTACGATGGCTTGCAATCAAATCCAA gAAATGATCGCCTGACTGGAAAGATGGAGGTACCGGGGAACTATAGTCTTTATCAGCACACAGAAGACTATGGCATATAG
- the LOC109019781 gene encoding uncharacterized protein LOC109019781 isoform X2, with product MAECGIFDKRYSYIHDRKWGSETADAHHIIVRKSRAKGFLVYFSPILLLASAFHLFLFKDNITITFWNFLLIAFLVKLLLQKPVEKVMPAFGVQLETHHGSKIVRRFVPIDKILKPVLSECVTPVTCYWSLSFIIRGEAELMLVFKEVCPPVKMLVPIWKALCAATGSEGILGTPTADAP from the exons ATGGCGGAGTGTggtatatttgataagagataTAGTTATATACATGACCGTAAATGGGGTTCTGAAACGGCTGACGCGCACCACATCATTGTTCGGAAGAGCCGCGCAAAGGGTTTCCTTGTATACTTTTCGCCCATTCTTCTTTTAGCAAGTGCATTCCACCTTTTCCTCTTCAAG GATAATATCACAATTACTTTCTGGAACTTTCTTTTGATTGCATTCCTTGTCAAACTCTTACTTCAGAAGCCTGTAGAGAAAG TTATGCCAGCTTTTGGAGTTCAACTTGAAACTCACCACGGAag TAAAATCGTCCGTCGCTTTGTACCCATTGACAAGATATTAAAACCGGTGCTATCAGAATGTGTGACCCCTGTTACTTGTTACTGGAGCCTGTCTTTCATTATACGAGGAGAAGCAGAACTGATGTTAGTTTTCAAG GAAGTATGTCCGCCTGTGAAAATGCTAGTCCCCATCTGGAAGGCCTTATGTGCCGCCACTGGTAGTGAAGGAATCCTTGGCACGCCAACTGCTGATGCCCCATAG
- the LOC109019781 gene encoding uncharacterized protein LOC109019781 isoform X1: MAECGIFDKRYSYIHDRKWGSETADAHHIIVRKSRAKGFLVYFSPILLLASAFHLFLFKDNITITFWNFLLIAFLVKLLLQKPVEKESVIVMPAFGVQLETHHGSKIVRRFVPIDKILKPVLSECVTPVTCYWSLSFIIRGEAELMLVFKEVCPPVKMLVPIWKALCAATGSEGILGTPTADAP; this comes from the exons ATGGCGGAGTGTggtatatttgataagagataTAGTTATATACATGACCGTAAATGGGGTTCTGAAACGGCTGACGCGCACCACATCATTGTTCGGAAGAGCCGCGCAAAGGGTTTCCTTGTATACTTTTCGCCCATTCTTCTTTTAGCAAGTGCATTCCACCTTTTCCTCTTCAAG GATAATATCACAATTACTTTCTGGAACTTTCTTTTGATTGCATTCCTTGTCAAACTCTTACTTCAGAAGCCTGTAGAGAAAG AGTCTGTTATAGTTATGCCAGCTTTTGGAGTTCAACTTGAAACTCACCACGGAag TAAAATCGTCCGTCGCTTTGTACCCATTGACAAGATATTAAAACCGGTGCTATCAGAATGTGTGACCCCTGTTACTTGTTACTGGAGCCTGTCTTTCATTATACGAGGAGAAGCAGAACTGATGTTAGTTTTCAAG GAAGTATGTCCGCCTGTGAAAATGCTAGTCCCCATCTGGAAGGCCTTATGTGCCGCCACTGGTAGTGAAGGAATCCTTGGCACGCCAACTGCTGATGCCCCATAG